One Leifsonia shinshuensis DNA window includes the following coding sequences:
- a CDS encoding universal stress protein, which produces MEIRRYIVGVDGSVPARAAIRWALAGARERGVGVTLVHVADDEWGAVGSRLIEEVDQDAGKRLDEELDYARSLGTGVPVGGEVRLGSPMAELASYSDPGTMIVVGTHKTGFHYGRAFGSRSLQLANLATGPVAIVPEAASRMRRGVIVGVDDTPAGEAAVDLAADLACDHHCELMTVRSSEAHVPFDVEDGDERRDWQLRRDDEARGVLASAVSRARARQSGIVIRSRVVRRPAGAALNELARSAELLVIGDSRRAHAQLGSLGAVAYDVLLNLSSPTIVVHAPTAEVRREQSRTEGESHVIG; this is translated from the coding sequence ATGGAGATCCGCAGGTACATCGTCGGCGTCGACGGCTCGGTGCCGGCCCGCGCCGCCATCCGCTGGGCGCTCGCGGGGGCACGCGAGCGCGGCGTCGGCGTGACCCTGGTGCACGTCGCCGACGACGAGTGGGGCGCCGTGGGCTCGCGGCTCATCGAGGAGGTGGACCAGGACGCCGGGAAGCGCCTCGACGAGGAGCTCGACTACGCCCGCTCGCTCGGGACGGGGGTGCCGGTCGGCGGGGAGGTCCGGCTCGGCAGCCCGATGGCGGAGCTCGCGTCGTACAGCGATCCGGGGACGATGATCGTCGTCGGCACCCACAAGACCGGCTTCCACTACGGGCGGGCGTTCGGCTCGCGCAGCCTTCAGCTCGCGAACCTCGCAACGGGCCCGGTCGCGATCGTGCCGGAGGCGGCCTCGCGGATGCGCCGCGGCGTGATCGTCGGCGTCGACGACACACCGGCGGGGGAGGCGGCGGTCGACCTGGCGGCGGACCTGGCCTGCGACCACCACTGCGAGCTGATGACCGTCCGCTCGTCCGAGGCGCACGTCCCCTTCGACGTCGAGGACGGCGATGAACGCCGCGACTGGCAGCTGCGCAGGGACGACGAGGCGCGGGGCGTCCTCGCGTCGGCCGTCTCGCGCGCGCGGGCGCGCCAGTCAGGCATCGTCATCCGCAGCCGTGTGGTGCGCCGGCCGGCGGGGGCCGCCCTCAACGAACTGGCCCGCAGCGCGGAGCTCCTCGTGATCGGGGACTCGCGCCGGGCGCACGCGCAGCTCGGCAGCCTCGGCGCTGTCGCGTACGACGTGCTGCTCAACCTGTCCTCGCCGACGATCGTGGTGCACGCCCCGACCGCCGAGGTGCGGCGGGAGCAGTCGAGGACGGAAGGAGAGAGCCATGTCATCGGATGA
- a CDS encoding pyridoxamine 5'-phosphate oxidase family protein, with translation MSSDEPVQVLDRDECREVLKAGMVGRLATAVGGEPDIYPVNFYSDGSSILIRTAPGTKLLELTVHDTVAFETDGWTDEEAWSVVVHGRARQLDHQAEIDEADKAPLQPWIPTLKYRYVHIDIDSMSGRKFRREPEPERW, from the coding sequence ATGTCATCGGATGAACCGGTCCAGGTGCTGGACCGCGACGAGTGCCGGGAGGTCTTGAAGGCCGGGATGGTCGGCCGGCTGGCGACGGCCGTTGGCGGAGAGCCGGACATCTACCCGGTCAACTTCTACTCCGACGGGTCGAGCATCCTGATCAGGACGGCCCCCGGCACCAAGCTGCTGGAGCTGACGGTGCACGACACGGTGGCGTTCGAGACGGACGGCTGGACCGACGAAGAGGCCTGGAGCGTCGTCGTGCACGGTCGGGCCAGGCAGCTGGACCACCAGGCCGAGATCGACGAGGCGGACAAGGCGCCATTGCAGCCCTGGATCCCCACCCTCAAGTACCGCTACGTTCACATCGACATCGACTCGATGTCCGGCAGGAAGTTCCGGCGCGAGCCGGAGCCCGAACGCTGGTGA
- a CDS encoding universal stress protein, with translation MTDEPLTDESEDRIHPGGRIVVGIDGSAESLAALRRGARMAERLGCSLVGVTVWEYPPSWPGYVMGGWDPERDARTIADDAVREVWGGTAPSWYSTVIRSGSAARQLIAEAEDAEMLIVGSRGLGGFTGLLLGSVSRSVVEHADCPVLVIHGS, from the coding sequence ATGACAGACGAGCCACTCACGGACGAGTCAGAGGACCGTATCCACCCCGGCGGCCGCATCGTCGTCGGGATCGACGGCTCGGCGGAGTCGCTGGCGGCGCTCCGCCGCGGCGCCCGCATGGCCGAACGGCTCGGCTGCAGCCTGGTCGGCGTGACGGTGTGGGAGTACCCGCCGTCGTGGCCCGGCTACGTGATGGGCGGCTGGGATCCCGAGCGGGACGCGCGCACCATCGCCGACGACGCGGTGCGCGAGGTCTGGGGCGGCACGGCGCCGTCGTGGTACTCGACGGTGATCCGCTCCGGGTCGGCCGCCCGCCAGCTGATCGCCGAGGCGGAGGACGCCGAGATGCTGATCGTGGGAAGCCGCGGCCTCGGCGGGTTCACCGGGTTGCTGCTGGGATCGGTGTCTCGGTCGGTGGTGGAGCACGCGGACTGTCCGGTGCTCGTGATCCACGGATCGTGA
- a CDS encoding flavodoxin family protein: MNDTAPAARAAIVYESMFGSTRRVAEAVADGLRPFASVTLIKVKDAPEAFPEADLLLVGAPTHVHSLSRPSTRVEAAKWGDDPARRLTLEPDAEGIGVREWLETCGDVPPRFAAFDTRADMTEIFSGSAAVAIDKRLRRLGSHRLLAKHSFLVDKDSALEAGQLDDAREWGRTIGAALRATAAV; encoded by the coding sequence ATGAACGACACCGCACCGGCCGCGCGCGCGGCCATCGTCTACGAGTCCATGTTCGGGAGCACCCGCCGGGTGGCCGAGGCCGTCGCGGACGGACTGAGGCCGTTCGCGTCGGTGACTCTCATCAAGGTCAAGGACGCGCCGGAGGCCTTCCCGGAGGCGGACCTCCTGCTCGTCGGCGCCCCGACGCACGTCCATTCGCTCAGCCGGCCCTCCACCCGGGTCGAGGCGGCGAAGTGGGGCGACGACCCCGCGCGCCGGCTCACCCTCGAACCCGACGCCGAGGGCATCGGCGTGCGCGAGTGGCTGGAGACCTGCGGCGACGTGCCCCCACGTTTCGCCGCATTCGACACGCGCGCCGATATGACGGAGATCTTCAGCGGCTCGGCAGCCGTCGCCATCGACAAGCGCCTGCGCAGGCTCGGGTCGCACCGGCTGCTCGCGAAGCACAGCTTCCTGGTGGACAAGGACAGTGCACTGGAGGCCGGGCAGCTCGACGACGCCCGCGAATGGGGCCGCACGATCGGCGCCGCGCTGAGGGCGACGGCCGCGGTCTGA
- a CDS encoding universal stress protein → MTNTIMVGVDGKAEHRAALEWAARRAARDGARLEIVFVLERSWGDGADAPGDLLVLAAKSLLATEREAALRAAEAASARVPALTGPEPSPGLHPLLEVGTRYLYGHVGAELASASRDADLLVVGARSRSERDRGFAGSLHLRVAATAGCSVAVVPHGWTGTGVGVVAGVDGKAPAEAAVAFAADEAAALGEPLRLVCVGYTANPLLAGLVPEVSLDDRRQRIVAAAAESARGLRPDIDVRADVIEAAPARGLVEAAEGRRMLIVGTRDRHGAKRIMLGSVGHDVLLNVHVPVVIARAHGEAE, encoded by the coding sequence ATGACGAACACCATCATGGTCGGGGTCGACGGCAAGGCCGAACACCGGGCGGCTCTGGAGTGGGCGGCACGCCGCGCGGCGCGCGACGGCGCGCGCCTGGAGATCGTCTTCGTGCTGGAGCGCTCCTGGGGCGACGGGGCGGATGCCCCCGGCGATCTGCTCGTCCTGGCGGCGAAGTCCCTGCTGGCGACCGAGCGGGAGGCCGCCCTCCGCGCTGCTGAGGCCGCATCGGCCCGGGTGCCCGCGCTGACCGGGCCGGAGCCGTCGCCAGGGCTGCATCCGCTCCTGGAGGTCGGCACGCGGTACCTGTACGGTCACGTCGGCGCCGAGCTGGCGTCGGCGTCCCGGGACGCCGACCTCCTCGTGGTGGGCGCCCGGTCGCGCTCGGAGCGCGACCGCGGCTTCGCCGGCTCGCTGCACCTCCGCGTCGCCGCGACCGCGGGCTGCTCGGTCGCCGTGGTGCCGCACGGCTGGACGGGCACAGGAGTGGGCGTCGTGGCCGGTGTCGACGGAAAAGCGCCCGCCGAGGCCGCCGTCGCGTTCGCGGCGGACGAGGCCGCGGCGCTCGGCGAGCCGCTGCGCCTCGTCTGCGTCGGCTACACCGCCAACCCGCTGCTCGCCGGCCTCGTGCCCGAGGTGTCGCTCGACGACCGGAGGCAGCGGATCGTGGCGGCAGCGGCCGAGAGCGCACGCGGGCTCCGCCCGGACATCGACGTCCGCGCCGACGTGATCGAGGCGGCGCCCGCGCGGGGCTTGGTCGAAGCGGCGGAAGGCCGCAGAATGCTGATCGTGGGAACCCGCGATCGCCACGGCGCCAAGCGCATCATGCTCGGCTCGGTCGGCCACGACGTGCTGCTGAACGTCCACGTGCCCGTCGTGATCGCGCGAGCGCACGGCGAGGCCGAGTGA
- the mgtA gene encoding magnesium-translocating P-type ATPase has product MSGAPGTVAAVDTAPPSPVRVAAAQDVATVLGGQATTASGLTDAEAAARLARVGPNAVRGHRARPWRVLGRQVRSPILILLFVTAIISAFVGQGTEAVIIAVILVVSVGLGFVNEFRAEQAADALHDRLRHTSIVLRSGARRSVDVTELVPGDLVLLSVGTVVPADLRLVEANGLECDESIVTGEARAAAKSVAPVAVGAGVGDLACCALMGTVVHAGGGAGVVVATGGATEFGRIAVGLTAQQPQTEFQRGLGQFSTFLLLVAIILTTLIFVAALLLGRPLIESLLFSLAIAVGITPQLLPAVVSTSLAAGSRALARRRVLVKRMVCIEDLGDLDLLVTDKTGTLTTGRIVFDRPVPLDHVEADEVLLLGLLATDTDPAAPQTVGLNALDAALWESTEAASAPVGAYRRLDAVPFDHERRMAGALVAATGSAPIVVVKGAPESVLPLCADVDPSASATLSQLYAAGSRVIAIATRAADDLVALTPADESGLTLRGFLAFVDGVKPDARASLARLAGLGIGVKIATGDGAVVAERVCSELGMPSTGTLTGDAVDALDDAHLGEAARAATIFARVSPEQKARIIRALRQKGRAVGFLGDGVNDALALHSADIGISVDSAVDVAKDAADVLLLDKDLDVLADGVTEGRRIFANTIKYVLMGTSSNFGNMFSASIASVILPFLPMLPGQILLNNLLYDSSQLAIPSDNVDPEQLRVPSHWDIGAIRRFMLLFGPISSLFDFATFGLMLFVFQAAPPEFRSGWFIESIATQTLIVFVIRTRRVPFLRSRASLPLAVSVLAVVAVGAWLPYSPLAGLLGFTPLPALFFLALVGLVLVYLVLVEVAKVWYYARLSAPRAPAERRRAYPHRVARRAARFTTRSPRAG; this is encoded by the coding sequence GTGAGCGGCGCGCCGGGCACGGTGGCGGCCGTCGACACCGCCCCGCCGAGCCCGGTGCGAGTCGCGGCCGCGCAGGATGTCGCGACCGTCCTCGGCGGCCAGGCCACCACGGCCTCCGGCCTGACCGACGCGGAGGCTGCCGCCCGGCTCGCCCGGGTCGGCCCGAACGCGGTCCGCGGCCACCGGGCGCGTCCGTGGCGGGTGCTCGGGCGGCAGGTGCGGAGTCCGATCCTCATCCTGCTGTTCGTCACCGCGATCATCTCCGCGTTCGTCGGCCAGGGGACGGAGGCGGTCATCATCGCCGTCATCCTCGTGGTGAGCGTCGGGCTCGGCTTCGTGAACGAGTTCCGGGCGGAGCAGGCGGCCGACGCCCTGCACGATCGGCTCCGGCACACGTCGATCGTGCTGCGCAGCGGCGCGCGCCGGAGCGTCGACGTCACCGAGCTGGTCCCCGGCGACCTCGTGCTGCTCTCCGTGGGCACGGTCGTCCCGGCCGACCTGCGCCTGGTGGAGGCGAACGGCCTGGAGTGCGACGAGAGCATCGTGACGGGCGAGGCGCGAGCGGCGGCGAAGTCGGTCGCACCGGTGGCGGTGGGCGCCGGTGTCGGCGACCTGGCCTGTTGCGCGCTCATGGGCACCGTCGTCCACGCCGGGGGCGGCGCCGGCGTCGTGGTCGCGACCGGCGGCGCGACGGAGTTCGGCCGGATCGCCGTCGGCCTGACCGCGCAGCAGCCGCAGACCGAGTTCCAGCGCGGGCTCGGCCAGTTCTCCACGTTCCTGCTGCTGGTGGCGATCATCCTGACCACGCTGATCTTCGTGGCCGCGCTGCTGCTCGGGAGACCGCTGATCGAGTCGCTGCTGTTCTCCCTCGCGATCGCCGTCGGGATCACGCCGCAACTGCTCCCGGCCGTCGTCAGCACGAGCCTCGCGGCCGGATCGCGCGCCCTCGCGCGCCGCCGGGTGCTGGTGAAGCGGATGGTCTGCATCGAGGACCTGGGCGACCTCGACCTCCTGGTCACCGACAAGACCGGGACGCTCACGACCGGTCGGATCGTCTTCGACCGGCCGGTGCCGCTGGACCACGTGGAGGCCGACGAAGTGCTGCTGCTCGGCCTCCTGGCCACGGACACCGACCCGGCGGCGCCGCAGACGGTCGGGCTGAACGCTCTCGACGCGGCCCTCTGGGAGAGCACGGAGGCGGCGTCGGCCCCGGTCGGCGCGTACCGGCGCCTGGACGCCGTGCCGTTCGACCACGAGCGCCGCATGGCCGGAGCCCTGGTCGCCGCGACGGGCTCCGCGCCGATCGTCGTGGTCAAGGGCGCGCCCGAGTCGGTGCTGCCGCTGTGCGCGGACGTCGACCCCTCCGCGTCCGCGACGCTGTCGCAGCTGTACGCCGCCGGCTCCCGCGTGATCGCCATCGCCACCCGGGCGGCCGACGACCTGGTCGCGCTGACCCCCGCCGACGAGAGCGGCCTGACACTGCGCGGCTTCCTGGCGTTCGTGGACGGTGTGAAGCCGGACGCGCGCGCGTCCCTCGCGCGGCTGGCCGGCCTGGGTATCGGGGTGAAGATCGCCACCGGCGACGGCGCCGTCGTGGCCGAGCGTGTCTGCAGCGAGCTCGGCATGCCCTCCACGGGCACCCTGACCGGCGACGCGGTCGACGCGCTCGACGACGCGCACCTGGGGGAGGCCGCCCGCGCCGCCACGATCTTCGCCCGCGTCTCCCCCGAGCAGAAGGCGCGCATCATCCGCGCCCTTCGGCAGAAGGGCCGCGCGGTCGGCTTCCTCGGCGACGGCGTCAACGACGCACTGGCCCTGCACAGCGCCGACATCGGCATCTCGGTCGACTCGGCCGTGGACGTGGCGAAGGACGCCGCCGACGTGCTGCTGCTGGACAAGGACCTCGACGTGCTCGCCGACGGCGTGACGGAGGGCCGGCGGATCTTCGCGAACACCATCAAGTACGTACTGATGGGCACCTCCAGCAACTTCGGCAACATGTTCAGCGCCTCGATCGCGTCGGTCATCCTGCCGTTCCTGCCGATGCTGCCGGGCCAGATCCTGCTCAACAACCTGCTCTACGACTCCAGCCAGCTCGCCATCCCCAGCGACAACGTGGACCCGGAGCAGCTCCGGGTGCCGTCGCACTGGGACATCGGCGCGATCCGCCGTTTCATGCTGCTCTTCGGCCCGATCAGCTCGCTCTTCGACTTCGCGACGTTCGGGCTGATGCTCTTCGTGTTCCAGGCGGCGCCGCCCGAGTTCCGCTCCGGCTGGTTCATCGAGTCGATCGCGACGCAGACGCTCATCGTCTTCGTCATCCGGACCAGGCGGGTGCCGTTCCTGCGCAGCCGCGCCTCCCTGCCGCTCGCCGTCTCGGTGCTCGCGGTCGTGGCCGTCGGAGCGTGGCTGCCCTACTCGCCGCTGGCCGGCCTGCTCGGCTTCACCCCGCTGCCCGCACTGTTCTTCCTCGCCCTCGTCGGGCTCGTGCTGGTGTATCTGGTGCTCGTGGAGGTGGCGAAGGTCTGGTACTACGCCCGGCTGAGCGCGCCGCGGGCGCCGGCGGAGCGCCGTCGGGCGTACCCGCACCGGGTGGCGCGGCGGGCCGCGCGGTTCACGACCCGGTCTCCGCGGGCAGGCTGA
- a CDS encoding MBL fold metallo-hydrolase RNA specificity domain-containing protein: MTATLRFLGATDTVTGSRYLVESQGRRVLVDCGLFQGYKVLRERNWSAFPVEPASIDDVVVTHAHLDHTGYLPALVRDGFRGRIHTTHGTAELSALILPDSGRLLEEQAQFAARHHSSKHATPRPLYTEEDALAALERFQPHPFDQELEVAGLTVRFVPAGHILGAAQVHLVAEGARLHFTGDLGRPDDTLMKPPRPLEATDVLVCESTYGDRLHPETDPAWPLGEIVRNVCSRGGVVILPAFAVGRAETLLLQLSRLRARHAIPDVPVFLNSPMAVDAAEIYARHPEEHRIRPAEFEAMYRLATLVRTVDDSKLLNLRGGPAIIISASGMLEGGRVLHHIAAYGSDPHNAIVLTGFQAGGTRGDALRRGERSLRIYGRDIPIRAQVHVLDMLSAHADAGQIVDWLSTAPASPRAVYLTHGEPHAADALRVRIRRTLGWGARVPEFGETVSLPAETGS; this comes from the coding sequence GTGACCGCGACCCTGCGGTTCCTCGGAGCGACGGACACCGTCACCGGCTCGCGCTACCTGGTCGAATCGCAGGGGCGCCGCGTCCTGGTGGACTGCGGGCTGTTCCAGGGCTACAAGGTGCTCCGCGAACGCAACTGGAGCGCGTTCCCGGTCGAGCCGGCGAGCATCGACGACGTCGTGGTGACGCACGCCCACCTCGACCACACCGGCTACCTGCCCGCCCTGGTCCGCGACGGCTTCCGCGGGCGCATCCACACCACGCACGGCACCGCGGAGCTGAGTGCGCTGATCCTGCCGGACAGCGGCCGGCTGCTCGAAGAACAGGCGCAGTTCGCCGCGCGGCACCACAGCTCCAAGCACGCGACGCCGCGCCCGCTCTACACGGAGGAGGACGCGCTCGCCGCGCTGGAGCGCTTCCAGCCGCACCCCTTCGACCAGGAACTGGAGGTCGCGGGTCTCACGGTGCGGTTCGTCCCGGCCGGCCACATCCTCGGCGCCGCGCAGGTGCACCTGGTCGCCGAGGGCGCCCGGCTGCACTTCACCGGCGATCTGGGCCGGCCGGACGACACGCTCATGAAGCCGCCGCGACCACTGGAGGCGACCGACGTCCTCGTGTGCGAGTCCACGTACGGAGACCGTCTCCATCCCGAGACGGACCCGGCGTGGCCGCTCGGCGAGATCGTCCGGAACGTGTGCAGCCGCGGCGGGGTCGTCATCCTTCCTGCATTCGCGGTCGGCCGGGCCGAGACCCTCCTGCTTCAGCTCAGCCGGCTGCGGGCACGGCACGCCATCCCGGACGTCCCCGTGTTCCTCAACAGCCCGATGGCCGTCGACGCCGCCGAGATCTACGCGCGCCACCCGGAGGAGCACCGCATCCGCCCCGCCGAGTTCGAGGCGATGTACCGGCTCGCCACCCTGGTGCGCACGGTGGACGACTCGAAGCTGCTGAACCTGCGCGGCGGCCCGGCGATCATCATCTCCGCGAGCGGGATGCTCGAGGGCGGCCGGGTGCTGCACCACATCGCAGCGTACGGCTCCGATCCGCACAACGCGATCGTGCTGACCGGTTTCCAGGCGGGCGGCACCCGCGGCGACGCCCTGCGCCGCGGCGAGCGCAGCCTGCGGATCTACGGCCGCGACATCCCGATCCGCGCGCAGGTCCACGTCCTGGACATGCTCTCCGCCCACGCCGACGCCGGCCAGATCGTCGACTGGCTGAGCACTGCGCCCGCCTCGCCGCGCGCGGTCTACCTGACGCACGGCGAGCCGCACGCCGCCGACGCGCTGCGCGTCCGGATCCGGCGCACGCTCGGCTGGGGCGCACGCGTGCCGGAGTTCGGGGAGACGGTCAGCCTGCCCGCGGAGACCGGGTCGTGA